One region of Bradyrhizobium betae genomic DNA includes:
- a CDS encoding lipopolysaccharide biosynthesis protein produces the protein MIIKNLLSMSSVNVVKSAVQFLITLLITYFVTPTEFGLVAFSLPFIAFISMLTDLGLSSAMIQRTSLTKEEAGAATTLMVAIGIGCALMLAVLSKPLGAAVDMPGLPSVLAALSGSVVLSISAMGPRAVLERSLQYRTVALIEAGAALVSATVGVAGALLGWGIWALIAYYVLMQAVRAVAFYVNTRRHIHLCFKWRSVALMLSFGGWVLASNVLNFTARNVGNLMIGAKLGAAAVGLFGLAFQFMTLPLMILSWPGGGVLMATLSRMNGDGEQERRKAAICAVLGMTAMITFPAMIYLTFGLKYPVATFLSPHWQEVLPLIAILAPAGAAQSIAAYAGPILLAHDKARLQFWVSTANSASMILAFVVALPFGLTAVAIVYLIVSILVCAFMLMIGARNCAISYTSLFGALMPATVATSLGALCALVATKGDVASLSHWLIATVVYALIVLGSYVVFRRRIWRSVQSLLGGSAPPVQASLPSVS, from the coding sequence ATGATCATCAAGAATCTGCTCTCGATGTCGAGCGTGAACGTCGTGAAGTCGGCCGTTCAGTTCCTCATCACGCTGCTGATCACCTATTTCGTGACGCCCACGGAATTCGGGCTCGTGGCGTTTTCGCTGCCGTTCATCGCCTTCATTTCCATGCTGACCGACCTCGGGCTGTCGAGTGCGATGATCCAGCGGACGTCGCTCACGAAGGAGGAGGCCGGTGCGGCGACGACGCTGATGGTCGCGATTGGGATCGGTTGTGCCCTGATGCTGGCGGTGCTGTCGAAGCCGCTGGGGGCCGCCGTCGACATGCCGGGATTGCCGTCGGTGCTGGCGGCTCTCTCCGGCTCGGTCGTCCTGTCGATTTCCGCGATGGGCCCGCGCGCGGTGCTGGAGCGCTCCCTGCAATATCGCACTGTTGCCCTGATCGAGGCTGGTGCGGCCCTGGTTTCCGCGACGGTGGGCGTGGCCGGAGCCCTGCTCGGATGGGGGATTTGGGCGCTGATCGCGTACTATGTCCTGATGCAGGCGGTGCGCGCCGTCGCGTTCTATGTGAACACCAGGCGCCACATCCATCTGTGCTTCAAATGGCGCAGCGTCGCCCTGATGCTGTCGTTCGGCGGCTGGGTGCTTGCTTCGAACGTCCTCAACTTCACGGCGAGAAACGTCGGCAATCTCATGATCGGCGCCAAGCTGGGCGCGGCTGCTGTCGGCCTGTTCGGTCTCGCGTTCCAGTTCATGACGCTGCCGCTGATGATCCTCTCCTGGCCGGGCGGGGGCGTTCTCATGGCGACCTTGAGCCGCATGAACGGTGACGGAGAGCAGGAACGGCGCAAGGCCGCGATCTGCGCTGTCCTCGGCATGACGGCCATGATCACGTTCCCGGCGATGATCTATCTGACCTTCGGATTGAAATATCCCGTTGCGACGTTCCTCTCGCCGCATTGGCAGGAGGTGCTGCCGCTGATTGCCATTCTCGCGCCTGCTGGCGCGGCGCAGTCGATTGCGGCCTATGCCGGGCCGATCCTGCTTGCCCACGACAAGGCCCGGCTCCAGTTCTGGGTGAGCACCGCCAACAGTGCCAGCATGATCCTTGCCTTCGTCGTGGCGTTGCCGTTCGGGCTCACGGCCGTTGCAATCGTGTACCTGATCGTATCGATCCTGGTTTGCGCCTTCATGCTGATGATTGGAGCCCGCAATTGCGCGATCTCCTATACGTCGTTGTTCGGCGCCCTGATGCCGGCCACGGTGGCGACCTCGCTCGGCGCATTGTGCGCGTTGGTCGCGACCAAGGGCGACGTCGCAAGCCTGTCGCATTGGCTGATCGCGACGGTCGTCTATGCGCTGATCGTGCTCGGCAGTTACGTGGTATTCAGGCGCCGGATCTGGCGCAGCGTGCAGTCGCTGCTCGGCGGATCGGCTCCGCCTGTTCAGGCAAGTCTTCCCTCGGTAAGTTAG
- a CDS encoding acyltransferase family protein produces the protein MSGDSKNFVEAIQGLRGIAALSVLIVHLQDMPLLAGFLPPIWSWLEATINMGGHGVELFFMISGFLIPASLVRHRLVGKFFLDRGLRILPVFVILHVILFTIGPLVGYKFFKGTDLPTYLKLFFVNLAFLPDALGLPIGQQNAWTLSYEWAFYILFALAFMAAARNWVLAAPFVALAVAGIIYRPIAAFFLVGLLFSFVDLRIRIAGWPGVLAGILCGAAMYVSIEYLHPLVGLVPGALLFGMVLAPDSGVAVALSGKFLQFLGKISYSLYLVHPFALFPLQIAGVKLAAHGVNLWLLWAGFAGLGLIAALVAGTVSYELIEVRLRRLLDPVLRGLLFGVRREPRYVA, from the coding sequence GTGAGCGGAGACAGCAAGAATTTCGTGGAGGCGATCCAGGGGCTGCGCGGCATCGCCGCGCTCAGCGTGCTGATCGTCCATCTTCAGGACATGCCGCTGCTCGCGGGCTTTCTGCCGCCGATCTGGTCGTGGCTCGAGGCCACGATCAACATGGGCGGACATGGCGTCGAGCTCTTCTTCATGATCAGCGGCTTCCTGATCCCGGCGAGCCTCGTGCGCCACCGCCTCGTCGGAAAGTTTTTTCTCGATCGCGGCCTGCGCATCCTTCCGGTGTTCGTGATTCTACACGTGATCCTGTTCACGATCGGGCCGCTGGTCGGCTACAAGTTCTTCAAGGGGACCGACCTGCCGACTTACCTCAAGCTGTTCTTCGTCAATCTCGCTTTCCTGCCGGATGCGCTGGGATTGCCGATTGGTCAGCAGAATGCCTGGACCCTCAGTTATGAATGGGCGTTCTACATCCTCTTCGCGCTTGCCTTCATGGCGGCGGCGAGGAACTGGGTCCTGGCTGCGCCGTTTGTCGCGCTCGCCGTCGCGGGCATAATCTATCGGCCCATCGCCGCGTTCTTTCTGGTTGGACTGCTGTTCAGCTTCGTCGACCTGCGGATCCGTATCGCGGGCTGGCCGGGCGTGCTGGCGGGTATTCTCTGCGGCGCCGCGATGTACGTCTCGATTGAATATCTGCATCCGCTGGTGGGGCTGGTTCCCGGCGCGCTGCTGTTTGGAATGGTCCTTGCTCCAGACTCCGGCGTCGCCGTCGCCCTGAGCGGCAAATTCCTGCAGTTCCTCGGGAAGATCAGCTACAGCCTGTATCTGGTCCATCCCTTCGCGCTGTTCCCGCTGCAGATAGCCGGCGTGAAGCTGGCCGCGCACGGCGTGAATCTCTGGCTTCTCTGGGCGGGGTTTGCGGGTCTTGGTTTGATCGCCGCACTTGTTGCGGGGACAGTCAGTTACGAACTGATCGAAGTGAGACTTCGCCGTCTGCTCGATCCGGTGCTGCGAGGCCTGTTGTTCGGAGTGCGTCGTGAACCGCGCTATGTCGCCTGA